From the Salinimicrobium tongyeongense genome, one window contains:
- a CDS encoding bifunctional 4-hydroxy-2-oxoglutarate aldolase/2-dehydro-3-deoxy-phosphogluconate aldolase has product MAQYSKIEVASIMKDQGMVPLFFHQDVEVAKKILKACYDGGARLMEFTSRGDFAFEVFGELSKYAIKELPGMVMGVGSVTDAAAASLYMQLGANFIVTPVLREDIAIVCNRRKVLWSPGCGSLSEIARAEELGCEIVKLFPGGTYGPAFVKGIKGPQPWTSIMPTGGVSPTEENLKGWFDAGVTCVGMGSKLISKEVIANKDYAGLEKMVSETLDLIKKLKK; this is encoded by the coding sequence ATGGCTCAATACTCAAAAATAGAAGTAGCATCAATCATGAAAGATCAGGGGATGGTTCCTCTATTTTTTCACCAGGATGTTGAAGTGGCTAAAAAAATACTGAAAGCCTGTTACGATGGGGGTGCCCGTCTTATGGAATTCACCAGCCGTGGTGATTTTGCTTTCGAAGTGTTTGGGGAGTTAAGTAAATACGCAATAAAAGAACTTCCGGGAATGGTTATGGGAGTGGGTTCTGTGACCGATGCTGCCGCAGCTTCTCTATACATGCAACTGGGGGCGAACTTTATCGTTACCCCGGTCTTAAGAGAAGATATTGCCATAGTGTGTAACCGCCGAAAGGTGCTATGGTCTCCCGGCTGTGGCTCACTTTCAGAAATAGCTCGTGCCGAGGAACTGGGATGCGAGATCGTGAAACTTTTCCCTGGAGGAACTTATGGCCCCGCTTTCGTAAAAGGAATTAAAGGACCACAACCCTGGACCAGCATTATGCCTACCGGCGGCGTTTCTCCCACCGAAGAAAATTTAAAAGGCTGGTTTGATGCCGGGGTAACCTGTGTAGGGATGGGATCTAAATTAATTTCAAAAGAGGTCATCGCCAATAAAGATTATGCAGGTCTTGAAAAAATGGTAAGCGAGACTCTGGATCTAATCAAAAAGCTAAAAAAATAA
- a CDS encoding sugar kinase, whose amino-acid sequence MQEKASETKKIITFGEVLMRLSPSDNRKLLQATQMDFFFGGTEMNVGASLANMGVEVQHVTNISNDIVGDAALATLRKYGIGVSAVKKVNFPLGLYFLEVGSSLRSSQVSYNRLHSSFANISPEQVDWQKVLFDAEFLHWSGISPGVSEGAYQTLKAGLELAQKRGITVTVDLAYRSNLWNYGRSSREVLEDLVSLSTIFIGGVNEINELLDANFSSDKEGFIAGSRALMEKFPKIKKVFDKVRTSVNASWQKIYGQCWNGEKYLKTTELEITNVIDRIGTGDAFAAGVIYGLKHFSDEEALNFANAACALKHTHMGDVNLVGVEEVLEVAKGKTDGRIKR is encoded by the coding sequence ATGCAGGAAAAAGCTTCAGAAACAAAAAAGATCATCACCTTTGGTGAGGTTTTGATGCGCTTATCACCATCAGATAACAGGAAGCTTTTGCAGGCGACCCAAATGGATTTCTTTTTTGGGGGAACAGAGATGAATGTAGGTGCTTCGCTCGCTAATATGGGGGTAGAAGTTCAACACGTGACCAATATCTCAAACGATATAGTAGGTGATGCCGCCCTGGCCACGCTGCGAAAGTATGGGATTGGCGTTTCGGCAGTCAAAAAGGTCAATTTTCCTTTGGGGCTTTATTTTCTGGAAGTAGGTTCTTCTCTGCGTTCAAGTCAGGTTTCTTATAACCGTCTTCACAGTTCTTTTGCAAATATTTCTCCTGAACAGGTAGACTGGCAAAAAGTGCTTTTTGATGCTGAATTTTTGCACTGGAGCGGTATTTCCCCGGGAGTGTCTGAAGGAGCTTACCAAACCTTAAAAGCCGGTCTTGAACTGGCGCAAAAAAGAGGAATAACTGTTACGGTAGATCTGGCTTACAGGAGTAATCTCTGGAATTACGGAAGAAGCAGCCGGGAGGTGCTTGAAGACCTGGTTTCCCTTTCCACGATATTTATAGGAGGCGTGAATGAGATCAATGAACTGCTTGATGCCAATTTTTCTTCAGATAAAGAAGGGTTTATTGCAGGTAGCAGGGCGTTGATGGAGAAATTTCCGAAGATAAAAAAGGTTTTCGACAAAGTGCGTACCAGTGTGAATGCTTCGTGGCAAAAGATCTATGGCCAATGCTGGAATGGTGAAAAATATTTGAAAACCACAGAGCTTGAAATCACCAATGTGATAGACCGTATAGGAACAGGTGACGCTTTTGCGGCAGGAGTTATCTATGGATTAAAGCATTTTAGTGATGAAGAGGCGCTCAATTTTGCCAATGCTGCCTGTGCTTTAAAACATACCCACATGGGAGATGTTAACCTGGTGGGGGTAGAGGAGGTGCTTGAAGTGGCAAAAGGAAAAACTGATGGAAGAATTAAGAGATAA
- a CDS encoding sugar kinase, producing the protein MKKVVTFGEIMLRLAPQEHLRFSQATSFDVVYGGGESNVAVSLANYGVPVDFVTRLPKNDIGECALMEMRKRNVGTGKIIFGGERLGIYFLETGAVSRGSKVVYDRAHSAMSQIEKGMVDWDEVFEDAGWFHWTGITPAISQGAADACLEAVKAASAKGITISTDLNYRAKLWKYGVEPEKIMTELTSYCDIILGNEEDAEKHFGIKPEGLDITTQGEHVKAEAFLSVCEQMMEKFPNAKKVITTLRGSLSASHNTWAGVLYDGKTMFKSPEYNITHIVDRVGGGDSFMAGLIYGLLKYPEDDQNALNFAVAASALKHTIKGDANLVTVDEVKKLMGGDASGRVAR; encoded by the coding sequence ATGAAAAAAGTAGTGACTTTTGGAGAAATAATGTTACGTCTTGCCCCTCAGGAGCACTTGCGGTTTTCGCAGGCAACAAGTTTTGATGTGGTGTATGGCGGAGGTGAGTCTAACGTGGCAGTATCTCTTGCCAATTACGGGGTGCCGGTAGATTTTGTTACCCGCCTTCCTAAAAATGACATTGGTGAGTGCGCTTTGATGGAAATGCGCAAAAGAAATGTAGGTACCGGGAAGATCATTTTTGGAGGAGAACGCCTGGGAATTTATTTTTTAGAGACCGGTGCGGTTAGCCGCGGGAGTAAAGTGGTTTATGACCGTGCCCACTCTGCCATGTCTCAAATTGAAAAGGGAATGGTAGACTGGGATGAGGTGTTTGAGGATGCAGGCTGGTTCCATTGGACGGGTATTACCCCGGCAATTTCACAGGGAGCAGCCGATGCCTGCCTTGAAGCAGTAAAGGCTGCCAGTGCTAAAGGAATAACTATTTCAACCGATCTTAATTATCGTGCGAAGCTATGGAAATATGGGGTTGAACCTGAAAAGATCATGACCGAACTCACATCCTATTGCGATATTATTTTAGGGAACGAAGAAGATGCAGAGAAGCATTTCGGAATTAAACCTGAAGGTTTGGATATTACCACCCAGGGAGAGCACGTAAAGGCTGAAGCTTTTCTTTCTGTTTGTGAGCAAATGATGGAAAAATTCCCCAACGCCAAAAAAGTGATCACTACCTTAAGAGGTTCACTTTCAGCTTCCCACAATACCTGGGCCGGTGTTCTTTATGATGGTAAGACCATGTTCAAATCTCCTGAATATAATATTACTCACATAGTAGACCGTGTTGGAGGAGGAGATTCCTTTATGGCAGGTTTGATCTACGGATTACTGAAATACCCTGAAGATGATCAAAATGCCCTGAATTTTGCCGTAGCAGCATCAGCCTTAAAACATACTATTAAAGGTGACGCTAACCTGGTAACTGTAGATGAAGTGAAAAAACTAATGGGCGGTGACGCCTCCGGCCGTGTTGCCCGATAA